A genomic window from Phyllopteryx taeniolatus isolate TA_2022b chromosome 2, UOR_Ptae_1.2, whole genome shotgun sequence includes:
- the LOC133472066 gene encoding C-Jun-amino-terminal kinase-interacting protein 1-like, whose amino-acid sequence MDSGGEGEEGWMEDQWEKWLTHDISLGEFEDDDLSEITEITDECGMSLNCNGPDIKGHTRRGTNGRAGRAELGAVGQLQAEMLHLDLIDGADGFRGDKESSKASIALPPVTKDPTEPVTMDTYRPKRPTTLNLFPVVPRTQDTLNNNSFGKKYTWQEKVSGSSSPLKTGELTPLREHSCLSDEDKVRSGGAQTKDRGTSTDAPCRHSQTSGDSQSSTTAASTRPKFQAKPPPAPQNYKPAPLYPAGKVDGCGYQQERIQHHSEAPLEPTEEIYLTPVQRCSDPSEPPCTQDRPFLSQLSEQGRMSISSDTEGPPPYQPLPDQSNPSIYEEDEVYIAPPSYASCVESLITPPSMALSTHSSLALDFSLNGSGTGAGAMLRTGSSVEYVDATDENYCGEDEDVDRIILDERIKKVVGKVESSNSRDTLLRTSMSSDARGLSYDSVKYTLVVDEHAQLELVSLRQCYQGYSDDSDSATVYDNCVSSPYESAIGEEYEEEDDEEECARLEGVRREDTACLSEDSTPDGDLHFSKKFLNVFMNGRSSSSSAESFGLFSCTINGEEQDQSHRAVYRFVPRHDDELELEVDDPLLVEVQGEDYWYEGFNMRTGARGIFPAYYAIEVTKESDSFKAKSCEWQDRYRLKFLGSVHVPYHKGNDVLCAAMQKIATNRRMTVKHNPPSSCILEISVKGIKLAVQEDYYASDRSNECSHFFQLKNISFCGYHPKNCKYFGFITKHPADKRFACHVFVSEDSTKAVAESVGKAFHFYYKEFVEFSCPTEDIYLE is encoded by the exons GTTGACCCATGACATTAGCTTGGGTGAGTTTGAAGATGATGACCTGTCAGAGATTACGGAGATCACAGATGAATGTGGAATGAGCCTCAACTGCAATGGCCCGGATATAAAG GGCCACACAAGACGAGGGACCAATGGCAGGGCGGGGAGGGCAGAGCTCGGCGCCGTAGGACAGCTCCAGGCAGAGATGCTGCATTTGGATCTCATTGATGGTGCTGACGGTTTCCGCGGTGATAAAGAGTCTTCCAAAGCCTCCATCGCACTTCCTCCAGTCACCAAGGATCCTACAGAACCTGTTACCATGGATACCTACCGGCCCAAGAGACCGACAACCCTTAACCTCTTTCCAGTTGTGCCCCGGACACAG GATACATTAAACAACAATTCCTTTGGGAAGAAATACACATGGCAGGAAAAGGTTTCGGGATCATCGTCACCTCTCAAAACTG GTGAACTAACACCCTTGCGTGAGCACAGCTGCCTGAGTGACGAAGACAAGGTGCGCAGCGGCGGTGCGCAGACCAAAGACAGAGGCACCTCCACCGACGCCCCCTGCAGGCACTCGCAGACGTCTGGAGATTCACAAAGCTCAACAACAGCAGCGTCGACGCGGCCAAAGTTTCAGGCGAAACCACCCCCTGCGCCACAGAATTACAAACCAGCTCCTCTCTATCCAGCTGGCAAGGTGGATGGTTGTGGCTACCAACAGGAGAGGATCCAGCACCACTCAGAGGCTCCTCTGGAGCCCACAGAGGAGATTTATCTTACTCCAGTGCAGCGCTGTTCGGACCCTTCAGAGCCTCCTTGCACGCAGGACCGGCCTTTCCTTTCACAACTGAGTGAGCAGGGTCGTATGTCCATTAGCTCTGATACAGAAGGCCCACCTCCTTACCAGCCACTACCTGACCAGTCCAACCCCTCCATCTACGAGGAGGACGAAGTCTATATCGCCCCACCTTCTTACGCATCCTGCGTTGAATCGCTCATCACGCCACCTAGCATGGCTCTGTCAACTCATTCTTCCCTGGCACTGGACTTCAGTCTCAATGGGTCAGGAACAGGGGCAGGGGCAATGTTGAGAACTGGATCATCAGTCGAGTATGTGGACGCAACGGACGAAAACTACTGTGGGGAGGATGAGGATGTGGACAGAATAATCCTGGACGAAAGAATAAAGAAAGTGGTCGGAAAGGTGGAAAGCAGCAACAGCAGAGACACCCTGCTAAGAACTTCCATGAGCTCTGATGCCAGGGGCCTGTCGTACGACTCAGTCAAATACACTTTGGTGGTGGACGAGCACGCTCAGCTAGAACTTGTCAGTTTGAGGCAGTGTTATCAAGGTTACAGCGACGACAGCGATTCGGCCACAGTCTACGACAACTGTGTCTCCTCTCCCTATGAGTCTGCCATTGGGgaagagtacgaggaggaagatgacgagGAAGAGTGCGCTCGTCTGGAGGGAGTGAGACGAGAGGACACAGCTTGTCTGTCGGAAGACTCCACGCCAGATGGTGACTTGCATTTCTCCAAGAAGTTCCTCAATGTCTTCATGAACGGACGATCAAGCTCATCAA GTGCAGAGTCTTTTGGTTTATTTTCTTGCACCATAAATGGAGAAGAACAGGATCAGAGTCATCGGGCTGTCTACAG GTTTGTCCCTCGGCATGATGATGAGTTGGAGCTAGAAGTGGATGATCCATTGCTGGTTGAAGTCCAAGGGGAGGATTACTGGTATGAGGGCTTCAACATGAGAACTGGTGCCCGGGGGATATTCCCTGCTTACTATGCTATCGAGGTAACCAAGGAGTCTGACAGCTTCAAAG CAAAGAGCTGTGAGTGGCAAGACAGATACCGACTAAAGTTCCTCGGCTCAGTTCACGTGCCCTACCACAAAGGAAATGATGTTCTTTGTGCAGCTATGCAAAag ATTGCTACCAATAGAAGAATGACAGTGAAGCACAACCCGCCCTCATCCTGTATCCTGGAAATCAGTGTGAAGGGAATCAAATTGGCTGTTCAGGAGGATTATTATGCTTCTGACCGA AGTAACGAGTGCAGCCACTTTTTCCAGTTAAAAAACATCTCCTTCTGTGGTTATCACCCCAAAAACTGCAA ATATTTTGGTTTCATAACCAAGCACCCGGCAGACAAGAGATTTGCTTGCCATGTGTTTGTGTCTgaggactccaccaaggctgttGCAGAGTCAGTAGG GAAAGCCTTCCATTTCTATTACAAAGAATTTGTGGAGTTTTCGTGCCCCACAGAAGACATCTACTTGGAGTAG